AAGGGCACCACGCTGACCAAGGAAATGTTCCTCAACCACCTCTATGGCGGGATGGACGAGCCCGAACTCAAGATCATCGACGTGTTCATCTGCAAGCTGCGCAAGAAGCTGTCGCTGGCTTGCGGCGGTGAAAATTACATCGAGACCGTCTGGGGCCGCGGCTATGTCCTGCGCGACGACGAGACGGTGGTCGAAGCGGCGTAATTGATTGGGCGCCCGCCTCCGCGGGTGCCTCCTCGGCGCTGTTTCAAGCCCTGCGGGCTTAAGCGCCTGCGGCTCGGCCCCGTGGCCTCGCGGCCCTTGCGGGCCGGATCAGATCACTACTGACATTGTAGACGCCCGGAGCCTTGGCTCCGGGCGCTCTGCGTTTCAGCCGATGCGGGTGAAGGTTGTGGTCTTGGGTTCGGGCATTTCACCGTTCGCCCAGATGATCGTCTCGGTCATCGACTTGCCGTCCTTGGCGACGGTATAGACCCGCGTCGAAACCGGCGCGCCATTCTTGCTCAACGTCATCACCAGCGTGTCCGCAGCCGGGTGGCGCAGCGATACCGTGTCGATGAACGCCATGGTGCCGCTGACGGGAACCGGCACGCCGTCCACCTTTGCAGTCGAATCGGCGTGGCGCACCGTGCCGTCCGCGTCCGTGATCTCGACCCGGGTGGTCCATTGTTCACCGCCCACTTGGGCGAATGCGATCTTCACGCCTTGCGGACGCTCGTCAGCCGGGATGCGGGCGACATCAAGCGCCCAGCGCCCGACCAGCGGCGAAGTGGCAGCCGACATAGCAGCATGGCTCTGAGTGGTTGCAGGCTGATGCTGCGTGACAGTGTTGGCGGTAACGGCGAGGCCGAGCGCGGCGGCGGGTAGCAGGATAAGCATGGCAATCTGTCCTTTCGTCCATTCGAACCCCGGGTTGCGGGGCCGTGCCGGACTGTCGGCAGAACCATCGCGGCGCGACAGATCAATATTTTCGTCCCAGATTTTCTGGGCGTCCAGCAGACGCGCCAATTCGCGGCTGCTGGACGCACCGGTCTTGCGACGAGCAACGCGCAGCCGTTCATTGATGGCGGTTTCGGACCGGCCGAGACTTGCCGCGATCGATTTGGTCGTGTGCCCGCTGGCAAGCAGGCGCAGGATTTCCAGCTCGGTGTTGCTGAGGGTCGCGGGCGAACCGGTGAGGGGCTTCGGGATCGACATGGGCTCAGATCATCACGGGGCCGTCCAAACGTCCAGCACGATTTTTTTGGAAGTGCGGCGGGTGGTGCGTATCGCAGGCGGCCCGCGCTTGATTTGCGGCGGAGCACCTGCCAAGCGCCCCGCCCATGACAGCGTTCAAGGAAGGCGATCCGACCACCATTGCCCGGCTGTACGGGCGCAGCGTCGGCAAGAAGTTGCGCACCAAGCAGCAGGGGTTGGTCGACAACCTTCTGCCGAAAATCAGCGTGCCTGCCGAAGGGCCGGTGACGAGCGCCGTGCTGTTTGGTGACGCCCCCGGTCATGGGCGCCCGCTGCATTTCGAGATCGGCTTCGGCGGGGGTGAGCATCTCGCCTACCGCGCCGATCTGTTGCCCGATCACGGCTTCATCGGTGCAGAACCCTTCGTCAACGGCGTCGCGCAGGCGCTCACCCATATCGAGGAGCAGCGGCTCGCCAATGTGCGGCTGCATCATGGCGACGCACTGGAGGTGCTGGCGCGCATTCCCGATGGCGCGCTGACGATGCTCTACCTGCTGCACCCCGATCCCTGGCCCAAGGCCCGCCATGCCAAGCGTCGGATGATGAATGACGGGCCGGTGCGGCTGATGGCGCAGAAGATGAAGCCCGGGGGCGAGTTCCGCTTCGGCACCGACCACGCGGTGTACCTGCGCCACGCGCTGATGGTGATGCAGCGCCACACCGACCTGTTCGAGTGGGTGGTGGAGAAGCCCGCCGACTGGCAGGTGCGCCCCTCAGGCTGGCCCGAGACGCGCTACGAGCACAAGGCGCGGACCGTGTACGG
This DNA window, taken from Porphyrobacter sp. ULC335, encodes the following:
- a CDS encoding helix-turn-helix domain-containing protein; translation: MSIPKPLTGSPATLSNTELEILRLLASGHTTKSIAASLGRSETAINERLRVARRKTGASSSRELARLLDAQKIWDENIDLSRRDGSADSPARPRNPGFEWTKGQIAMLILLPAAALGLAVTANTVTQHQPATTQSHAAMSAATSPLVGRWALDVARIPADERPQGVKIAFAQVGGEQWTTRVEITDADGTVRHADSTAKVDGVPVPVSGTMAFIDTVSLRHPAADTLVMTLSKNGAPVSTRVYTVAKDGKSMTETIIWANGEMPEPKTTTFTRIG
- the trmB gene encoding tRNA (guanine(46)-N(7))-methyltransferase TrmB gives rise to the protein MTAFKEGDPTTIARLYGRSVGKKLRTKQQGLVDNLLPKISVPAEGPVTSAVLFGDAPGHGRPLHFEIGFGGGEHLAYRADLLPDHGFIGAEPFVNGVAQALTHIEEQRLANVRLHHGDALEVLARIPDGALTMLYLLHPDPWPKARHAKRRMMNDGPVRLMAQKMKPGGEFRFGTDHAVYLRHALMVMQRHTDLFEWVVEKPADWQVRPSGWPETRYEHKARTVYGHEVWYFRFRRKAYWQAPSIC